The Chryseolinea soli nucleotide sequence TCTTTTCCGGGACCGGGCCTGAAACGGAGGAGGAGACTAGCGTTTTGCTTCCAGGAAGGATTGCAGGATGATGGTGGCACTGATCTTGTCGACGTTGCCCTTTTGCTGGCGGTCCTTTTTCTTCATCCCCCCGTCGATCATGGCGCGCATGGCCATGCTGCTTGTAAAACGCTCGTCGGCCAGGTGGACGGCCTTGTCGGGGAAAGTTTTTTTCAACGTCTCCACAAATTTCCGTACCAGCGGCGCAATGGCCGAGTCTTCGTTCAAAAGGGTCTTGGGCATGCCGACGACAAACTCGTCGACGGTTTCTTTTTTTGCGTAGTCAACTAAAAAAGTCAACAGGCCTGCCGATGCAACGGTCTCCAGCGGCGTGGCAATAATGCGCAAGGGATCCGTCACAGCAATGCCGGTGCGCTTAGTGCCATAGTCGATTGCGAGAACCCTGCCCATTGAGAAGTGTGTTGAGGTGGCAAGCTACAACAAAACTTGTGAAGTGCTTCTGGCCGATCAGCAAAAGCACGTCGTTCCGCAGGCACGCCCCTCCTCTGGCTTCGCACGATTTCAAGGAACCCCGTGGACAGCACAATTGGATCAGGCAGCATTTGATGGGACCAGCGGCCTATCGGTGTTTGCCAGGTCTTGTTCTACATGAAGCCGCACTCGAAACTCTGGATGTCTTGAATCTAAGCGTAGTTCTTTAAAAAAAATCGTGCCCGCGACATGAGAGTCACTTCTTATAATACAGCTGCACCAGCCCCGAAGGATATGTAATACTATCCATCAACTTAAAAGCCTTCCGCTCATTTAACTTCCGGAACAAAGGCAACCCATCGCCTAACAGCACCGGGTGCACCGACAGCATCAGTTCGTCCACCAAATCATTCTCCAGCAAAGGATGGATGATTTCCGCGCCACCAAACAACCAAATGCTCTTCCCTTCTTTTTCTTTCAGTGCTTCAACAAACTCAGCAATGTCGTCAC carries:
- the ruvX gene encoding Holliday junction resolvase RuvX translates to MGRVLAIDYGTKRTGIAVTDPLRIIATPLETVASAGLLTFLVDYAKKETVDEFVVGMPKTLLNEDSAIAPLVRKFVETLKKTFPDKAVHLADERFTSSMAMRAMIDGGMKKKDRQQKGNVDKISATIILQSFLEAKR
- a CDS encoding dihydrofolate reductase family protein, which codes for MRKIILNLAVSLDGFIAGPNGEYDWCFADADYGMTNFLNSIDAVVMGGKSYRLLLQYGAPYPEYTNYVFTRTEKSTPYANVVFTRDDIAEFVEALKEKEGKSIWLFGGAEIIHPLLENDLVDELMLSVHPVLLGDGLPLFRKLNERKAFKLMDSITYPSGLVQLYYKK